The genomic DNA GTAAAAGGCAAATAAGGGAGCAATGTGACCATAAAAATAAGCATTGGAAATAAGGATAATAAAAAGAAAAACGCCATCTGCGCAGATACTCCCACGATATCAGAATCCTTAATTCTTAAAAATAATTGTTTTAAAAAGATCCACATTTCTTTTTTGGAAGAGGCCATCAACTCACCCCGTTATTTGTTTTCATCCTGTTCGACTTTCACTTGTTGCTCTGGTAAAAATACCGTTTTCGTTTCCTCCACAAGCTCCTTAACTTGCGGTGATAACTGCTGTAAATCTTCTACTTTTTCACAAATGAATTGCATGTCTTCATTCACTTGTTGCATCGTAAGTTTTGCCTTTTCTACAATTTCCGT from Oikeobacillus pervagus includes the following:
- a CDS encoding YtxH domain-containing protein gives rise to the protein MGKNKFFIGVLIGAVAGGAISLIDRQTRKEMKNLSNHMIQLAKEPKALASSTTEIVEKAKLTMQQVNEDMQFICEKVEDLQQLSPQVKELVEETKTVFLPEQQVKVEQDENK